Proteins from one Staphylococcus sp. IVB6214 genomic window:
- a CDS encoding PP2C family protein-serine/threonine phosphatase — MAQSKTAYYFELIDRFLNSSNSDEVLETARTFASNLPEESVTPEAIVNIHKTYLEARTLSQQDMKDSLDILEVVIQSFGYDYTDYKRLVDRMEVHDKEMGVASSLQQTMLKTDIPQFDSIQIGAISVAAHQVSGDYFNLIDHKDGTMSFAVADVIGKGIPAALAMSMIKFGMDSYGHSQLPNDGLKRLNRVVEKNVNQNMFVTMFYGLYEDLNHILYCSSAGHEPGYIFRAATDTFEEITVRGRVLGVSQNIRYDQQEIKIELNDMIIIFTDGVTEIRDESGRFIDKNYLLNFILKYKDMHPQDIVQLLYEALLRLQEKSKRDDLTILIIKRAR, encoded by the coding sequence GTGGCACAATCAAAAACAGCGTACTATTTTGAATTAATCGACCGGTTTTTAAATAGTAGTAACAGTGATGAAGTTTTAGAGACAGCACGTACATTTGCCAGCAACTTACCTGAAGAAAGTGTCACACCCGAGGCAATTGTCAATATACATAAAACATATCTCGAAGCACGTACATTAAGTCAACAAGACATGAAGGATAGCTTGGATATACTTGAAGTCGTCATTCAAAGTTTTGGTTATGACTATACCGATTACAAGCGATTAGTTGATCGCATGGAAGTTCATGACAAAGAGATGGGAGTGGCGTCTAGTCTTCAGCAAACAATGCTCAAAACAGATATCCCTCAATTTGATAGTATACAAATCGGTGCAATCTCTGTGGCAGCACATCAAGTGAGTGGTGACTACTTCAACTTGATTGATCATAAAGATGGAACGATGAGTTTTGCTGTTGCAGATGTTATCGGGAAAGGCATCCCTGCAGCGTTGGCGATGAGTATGATCAAGTTTGGCATGGACTCATATGGACATTCACAATTGCCAAATGACGGGTTGAAACGGTTGAACCGAGTCGTTGAGAAAAACGTCAATCAAAATATGTTTGTGACGATGTTTTATGGTCTGTATGAAGACCTTAATCACATCTTGTATTGCAGCTCAGCAGGGCACGAACCAGGCTATATTTTTAGAGCGGCAACAGATACCTTTGAAGAGATCACTGTTCGTGGTCGTGTTCTCGGTGTGAGTCAAAATATTCGTTACGATCAACAGGAAATAAAGATTGAGTTGAATGATATGATCATTATTTTCACAGACGGTGTTACAGAAATTAGAGACGAATCAGGTCGTTTTATTGATAAAAATTACTTGTTGAACTTTATTTTGAAATATAAAGATATGCATCCGCAAGATATCGTACAGTTATTGTATGAAGC
- a CDS encoding type II toxin-antitoxin system PemK/MazF family toxin translates to MKRGDVYLADLSPVQGSEQGGVRPVVIIQNDTGNKYSPTVIVAAITGRINKAKIPTHVEIEKKKYKLDKDSVILLEQIRTVDKNRLKEKLTFLSDEKMKEVNNALGISLGLQVVQSR, encoded by the coding sequence ATGAAGCGAGGTGACGTATACTTAGCTGATTTATCACCAGTACAGGGTTCTGAACAAGGGGGAGTTAGACCTGTCGTTATCATACAAAATGATACTGGTAACAAATATAGTCCGACTGTGATTGTAGCAGCAATCACAGGACGTATTAATAAAGCGAAGATTCCAACACATGTAGAAATTGAAAAAAAGAAATATAAACTCGACAAAGATTCTGTTATTTTGTTGGAGCAGATTCGGACAGTTGATAAAAATCGATTGAAAGAGAAGCTGACTTTTTTATCCGATGAAAAGATGAAAGAAGTGAACAATGCACTTGGCATCAGTCTAGGGCTACAAGTGGTTCAATCAAGATAA
- the mazE gene encoding type II toxin-antitoxin system antitoxin MazE, with translation MSVFNQVKFKNLEQSLKEGYAQMADLNLSLATEAYSVECEACDCNESHLLSKHQDD, from the coding sequence ATGTCAGTATTCAATCAAGTAAAATTTAAAAATTTAGAGCAGTCATTAAAAGAAGGTTACGCCCAAATGGCTGACCTCAATCTCTCCCTAGCGACAGAAGCCTATTCAGTAGAGTGTGAGGCGTGCGATTGTAATGAATCTCACTTACTATCAAAGCATCAGGATGATTAA
- the alr gene encoding alanine racemase — protein MSEKYYRDTTLSVNLDAITSNYQELSKCHPTKTMMSVVKANAYGLGSVAIANHLASLGVTFVCVATLDEAIELRMHGFKEKILILSSIPPANINKAIQHRVAVAVPSKAWLEEAISYIDPTNEKSLWLHIKLDTGMNRLGTKDIETYREMIALIEQYDQLIFEGVFSHFASADEENDSSQQQYQCFESLVTNAERPTYVHIQNSAGTLRFNPEICNAYRPGIALYGYYPTPFIESKNTARLTPAATVETTVVQVKQVEAGETIGYGETYTASERMHIALLSIGYADGYLRQMQGSYVSVNGQQCEVVGRISMDQTAIKVPANVQPGDKVVVLEARAHTPQSAETLAQKQQTINYEVLCNFGRRIPRVYISGENIDVTNELLK, from the coding sequence TTGTCAGAAAAGTATTATCGTGATACCACATTATCTGTAAATTTAGATGCGATTACATCTAACTATCAAGAATTATCCAAGTGTCATCCAACGAAGACGATGATGTCTGTCGTTAAGGCGAATGCTTATGGCTTAGGAAGTGTAGCAATCGCTAACCATCTTGCATCACTTGGCGTTACGTTTGTCTGCGTAGCAACATTGGATGAAGCGATTGAATTACGCATGCATGGATTTAAAGAGAAAATCTTAATCCTTTCAAGTATTCCGCCTGCAAATATTAACAAAGCCATTCAACATCGTGTGGCAGTTGCTGTACCTTCTAAAGCATGGTTGGAAGAGGCAATTTCTTATATCGATCCTACAAATGAAAAGTCATTATGGCTGCATATTAAGTTGGATACGGGTATGAATCGACTAGGTACCAAGGATATCGAAACATATCGTGAAATGATCGCGCTTATTGAACAATATGATCAGTTGATCTTTGAAGGTGTCTTTTCACATTTTGCATCCGCAGACGAAGAAAACGATTCTTCACAGCAGCAGTATCAATGTTTTGAGAGTCTTGTAACGAATGCAGAACGTCCGACATACGTACATATTCAAAATTCTGCCGGAACGTTGCGTTTCAATCCTGAAATTTGTAATGCCTATCGTCCGGGTATCGCACTATACGGTTATTACCCGACACCGTTTATTGAATCGAAGAATACGGCACGTCTGACACCTGCTGCGACTGTGGAAACAACTGTTGTTCAAGTAAAACAGGTAGAAGCGGGAGAAACGATTGGATATGGGGAGACGTATACAGCATCAGAGCGCATGCATATCGCCCTTCTATCAATTGGTTATGCTGATGGATATTTACGTCAAATGCAAGGGTCTTATGTCAGTGTAAACGGTCAACAATGTGAAGTGGTCGGCCGTATTAGTATGGATCAAACGGCTATTAAAGTACCAGCCAATGTACAACCTGGTGACAAAGTTGTTGTTTTAGAAGCACGTGCACATACACCACAATCGGCTGAAACGCTTGCCCAAAAACAACAGACGATTAATTATGAAGTCCTTTGTAATTTTGGACGTCGTATTCCACGTGTCTACATTTCAGGGGAAAACATTGATGTGACAAATGAATTATTAAAATAA
- the acpS gene encoding holo-ACP synthase → MIYGLGVDLVEIERIKAIADKQPKFVKRILSQDEYAHYTQLSHPQRRIEFLAGRFAVKEAFSKALGTGIGKEVAFNDIHCANDEKGKPYILFDGFIVHVSITHTAHYAMSQVILEQKDE, encoded by the coding sequence ATGATATATGGCTTAGGTGTTGATTTAGTCGAAATAGAACGCATCAAGGCGATAGCAGACAAACAACCCAAGTTTGTTAAACGCATCTTAAGCCAAGACGAATATGCCCATTACACGCAGTTATCACATCCTCAGAGACGGATTGAGTTTTTGGCAGGTCGATTTGCGGTAAAAGAAGCTTTTAGTAAGGCGCTTGGTACAGGTATCGGTAAAGAAGTCGCATTCAATGATATTCATTGCGCAAACGATGAAAAAGGAAAGCCTTATATTTTATTCGATGGTTTTATCGTACATGTATCCATCACTCATACGGCCCACTATGCCATGAGTCAAGTCATATTAGAACAAAAAGATGAATGA
- a CDS encoding PH domain-containing protein, which translates to MTDELYNQMAPEGRKVMRIAGMIFTALMIVLAIVSFVSSYFISAFESQLKWIALVIAMIAVLYAVIFVWLKPLYTYHVFRYGFSEQGIVVREGFIFIEETKVPLFRIQNIDMDEGFIMRKYGLATLTISTAGGNVEISLIEKQQALKIKQLIQEGIIMDENHIPHEITDENYDKIKDTQTEDEETSL; encoded by the coding sequence ATGACGGATGAATTGTATAACCAAATGGCACCAGAAGGGCGAAAAGTAATGCGCATTGCTGGGATGATTTTTACAGCACTAATGATAGTCTTAGCCATTGTGTCATTTGTCTCAAGTTACTTCATCAGTGCGTTTGAATCGCAACTCAAGTGGATTGCATTGGTGATAGCAATGATTGCAGTCTTGTATGCTGTGATATTTGTTTGGCTCAAACCACTCTATACGTATCATGTATTTCGATATGGATTTTCAGAGCAAGGTATTGTCGTTAGAGAAGGATTTATATTTATTGAAGAAACGAAAGTACCGCTATTCCGCATCCAAAATATTGATATGGATGAAGGGTTTATAATGCGTAAATACGGTCTTGCAACATTAACCATCTCGACAGCGGGGGGCAATGTTGAGATCTCATTAATTGAAAAACAACAAGCGTTAAAGATAAAGCAACTTATTCAAGAAGGAATTATTATGGATGAAAATCATATACCGCATGAAATTACCGACGAAAATTATGATAAAATAAAAGATACGCAAACTGAAGATGAGGAGACGTCGTTATGA
- a CDS encoding PH domain-containing protein, with the protein MYSPQKLHPISYVMSIFNAIKSNIIPLLLFLLFAIKDFDYTKPSNYIFPGIVTFFFLITLVNDAIKAFRTRYWIEGTHFIVTTGLFNLERKELNISRIQSMDTSQNLIHQIVGGVRLQIQTPSDGIALETITQAQSEWIQAELEKVKFDLNESKIETEDSEVTDVESFAKTINTPPEEELYQLSTKNLLFMAMTSGAIFVALATLSPILTAMIDYIDWHWLTEEVSSIVNSAVLITTVIVATGIIISYLVGILITFFRYYNYTLKRQGDYLTIRYGLLNVKKVTVPLKRIQAVIEHKSYLRTLFGYTAYDFVITSDMEVDLENDFADGRVMVLPFIHKREVHDLLASMVPHMQFGEVSHSIPWRGFHRRIWIESLVLIIIAAIVHYYFWVWVWIPVVFYIVVRIFKSYMMILKAGWHVAGDEMAIRRVSYTGFRTTYFKHDKILGWQREYHPVMANAQLNHFYFTLAKGSLSTDVGLEFVDTQDVDDIQSWYIKGGVRDDG; encoded by the coding sequence ATGTATAGTCCACAGAAGCTCCATCCCATCTCATATGTCATGAGTATTTTCAATGCGATAAAGTCCAATATTATACCGCTATTACTCTTTCTATTGTTTGCAATTAAAGACTTTGATTATACAAAGCCCTCGAATTATATTTTCCCTGGAATAGTCACGTTCTTTTTCTTAATAACATTAGTTAATGATGCTATTAAAGCGTTTCGTACTCGATATTGGATTGAAGGCACGCATTTTATTGTCACAACAGGTCTGTTTAATCTTGAACGAAAAGAACTTAATATTTCCCGCATTCAATCGATGGATACATCACAAAATCTGATTCATCAAATTGTTGGGGGAGTCCGACTACAAATACAAACACCGAGTGATGGCATAGCACTTGAAACCATTACCCAAGCACAAAGTGAATGGATTCAAGCGGAACTTGAGAAGGTAAAATTTGATTTGAACGAGAGTAAGATTGAGACAGAAGATAGCGAAGTAACAGATGTTGAATCTTTTGCTAAGACAATTAATACGCCGCCAGAAGAAGAGCTATACCAACTCTCTACGAAAAACTTATTATTTATGGCGATGACAAGTGGTGCTATTTTTGTCGCACTTGCCACACTTAGTCCTATTTTAACGGCAATGATAGATTATATTGACTGGCATTGGTTGACTGAAGAAGTATCATCTATCGTGAACAGTGCAGTTCTTATTACGACAGTGATTGTTGCAACTGGTATCATCATTTCGTATTTGGTTGGGATTTTGATTACATTTTTCCGCTATTACAATTACACATTGAAACGACAAGGGGACTACTTGACGATACGATACGGACTTTTGAATGTAAAAAAAGTAACAGTCCCTTTAAAGCGTATCCAAGCCGTCATTGAACATAAAAGTTATTTGCGTACATTATTTGGCTATACGGCATATGATTTTGTCATTACAAGTGACATGGAAGTCGATTTGGAGAATGACTTTGCAGATGGACGTGTGATGGTATTACCATTTATACACAAACGTGAAGTACATGATCTATTGGCATCGATGGTACCGCATATGCAGTTTGGAGAAGTCAGCCACTCCATACCGTGGCGTGGGTTCCATAGACGAATTTGGATAGAGTCACTCGTACTAATCATCATTGCAGCCATTGTCCATTACTATTTCTGGGTATGGGTTTGGATACCAGTTGTGTTTTATATTGTTGTGCGTATCTTTAAGAGTTATATGATGATTTTAAAAGCGGGTTGGCATGTAGCAGGTGATGAAATGGCAATACGTCGCGTCTCGTATACGGGATTCCGAACAACTTATTTCAAACATGACAAAATACTCGGTTGGCAACGTGAATATCATCCAGTGATGGCAAATGCGCAACTGAATCATTTTTATTTCACATTGGCTAAAGGTTCATTGAGTACGGATGTTGGATTAGAATTCGTCGATACGCAAGATGTGGATGACATACAATCATGGTATATAAAAGGTGGTGTTCGTGATGACGGATGA
- a CDS encoding PH domain-containing protein, translated as MTTSFQRSPEVAKKYFRQFYLLRCLIGTVLLIIAFSLDYYFEVWQPLQYIAGGLLVLHILYCLLKPYFRYHFTYYRIKENVIEVKRNYWFRKHQILKVERLQYLHWENGPLLRRYQLQRLILTTAGHAIQLPLLYEEDVHQLEQYCLEQLQEGDSDV; from the coding sequence ATGACAACTTCATTCCAGAGAAGCCCAGAAGTTGCGAAAAAGTATTTCAGGCAATTTTATTTGCTTAGATGTCTAATTGGTACGGTGTTACTTATTATCGCTTTTTCCTTAGATTACTACTTTGAGGTTTGGCAACCGTTACAATATATTGCTGGTGGCCTACTCGTCTTACACATTTTATACTGCTTATTAAAACCTTACTTTCGATATCATTTCACCTATTATCGAATCAAAGAAAATGTGATTGAAGTTAAGCGTAACTATTGGTTCCGTAAACATCAAATTTTAAAGGTTGAGCGTCTTCAATATCTTCACTGGGAAAACGGACCGTTATTGCGACGTTATCAGTTGCAAAGATTGATATTAACAACGGCAGGTCATGCAATTCAGTTGCCTTTGTTATATGAAGAAGATGTGCATCAACTAGAACAATACTGTCTCGAACAATTACAGGAGGGTGATAGTGATGTATAG
- a CDS encoding DEAD/DEAH box helicase — protein MQKFTELGVSERTAETLEAMGFTEPTPIQKDSIPYALENIDILGQAQTGTGKTGAFGIPLIEKVKGQEGVRALILAPTRELAMQVAEQLREFSHGQKVQVVTVFGGMPIDRQIKSLKRGPQIVVGTPGRVIDHLNRRTLKPQQIETLILDEADEMMNMGFIDDMRYIMDKLPSENRQTMLFSATMPKAIQELVQKFMKSPKIIKTMNNEISDPQIDEYYTIVKELEKFDTFTNFLDVHQPELAIVFGRTKRRVDELTSALLSKGYKAEGLHGDITQAKRLEVLKKFKNDQIDILVATDVAARGLDISGVSHVYNFDIPQDTESYTHRIGRTGRAGKHGIAVTFVNPIEMDYIRQIEQTNKRQMRALRPPHRKEVLQAREDDIKNKVEKWMAADKEPRVEKIAKSLLETYEASDLVTALLQELVESNDEVEVQLTFEKPLARKTRGPKGGNRKNSNNKRHGKNNRNHKQGSFNKKGNFRNKRDNKVKKGRTFADHQK, from the coding sequence TTGCAAAAATTTACAGAATTAGGTGTTTCAGAACGTACAGCTGAAACCCTTGAGGCAATGGGATTTACTGAGCCAACCCCCATCCAAAAAGACAGTATTCCATATGCACTCGAAAATATTGACATATTGGGACAAGCGCAAACAGGGACAGGAAAAACAGGCGCATTTGGGATCCCACTTATTGAAAAAGTTAAGGGGCAAGAAGGTGTTCGTGCCCTTATCTTAGCACCGACACGTGAGCTTGCAATGCAAGTAGCTGAGCAATTACGCGAATTTAGTCATGGTCAAAAAGTTCAAGTTGTGACAGTATTCGGTGGTATGCCGATCGACCGTCAGATCAAATCATTAAAACGAGGCCCACAAATCGTCGTTGGAACTCCAGGACGTGTGATTGATCATTTGAACCGTCGCACATTGAAACCACAACAAATCGAAACGTTAATCTTAGATGAAGCGGATGAAATGATGAACATGGGCTTCATTGATGATATGCGTTATATTATGGACAAATTGCCATCAGAAAATCGTCAAACAATGCTTTTCTCAGCGACAATGCCAAAAGCAATCCAAGAACTTGTGCAGAAGTTTATGAAATCACCAAAGATTATTAAAACAATGAACAACGAAATCTCTGATCCACAAATTGATGAATACTACACAATTGTGAAAGAGTTAGAGAAATTCGATACATTTACAAACTTCTTAGATGTACACCAACCAGAACTTGCAATCGTATTCGGACGTACGAAACGCCGTGTTGACGAATTGACAAGCGCTTTGTTATCAAAAGGCTACAAAGCAGAAGGGCTTCATGGTGACATTACACAGGCGAAACGTCTAGAAGTATTGAAGAAGTTCAAAAATGATCAAATCGATATTCTTGTTGCGACAGACGTTGCAGCACGTGGTTTAGATATTTCAGGTGTGAGCCATGTTTACAACTTCGATATTCCACAAGATACAGAAAGCTACACACACCGAATTGGACGTACAGGTCGTGCGGGGAAACATGGTATTGCGGTGACATTTGTAAATCCAATCGAGATGGATTACATTCGTCAAATCGAACAAACAAACAAACGTCAAATGCGTGCGTTACGTCCGCCACATCGCAAAGAAGTATTACAAGCGCGTGAGGATGACATCAAGAATAAGGTAGAAAAATGGATGGCTGCCGATAAAGAACCACGTGTTGAAAAGATTGCGAAGTCATTACTTGAAACATACGAGGCTTCAGACTTAGTAACAGCACTTTTACAAGAGTTGGTAGAATCAAACGACGAAGTAGAAGTACAATTAACATTTGAAAAACCGCTTGCACGTAAAACACGTGGACCAAAAGGTGGTAACCGTAAGAACTCAAATAATAAGCGTCATGGAAAAAATAACCGTAATCACAAACAAGGTAGCTTCAACAAAAAAGGCAACTTTAGAAACAAACGTGATAACAAAGTGAAAAAAGGGCGCACATTTGCGGATCACCAAAAATAA
- the murF gene encoding UDP-N-acetylmuramoyl-tripeptide--D-alanyl-D-alanine ligase, protein MINISLRQLAEWVTCEIDERYLDVMIKGVTIDSRHIEPGQLFIPFNGERVDGHRFSEQALQDGAAATFYDRHSGVTAPTEGPVIYVEDTLLALQQLAVAYLRDVNPTVIAVTGSNGKTTTKDMLENVLSANYKVKKTQGNYNNEIGLPLTILALSSDTEVSILEMGMSGFGEIELLSTIAQPDYAIITNIGESHMQDLGSRAGIAQAKFEIISGLKPSGKLFYDGDEPLLDELVQQADGLNAIAVGSSTVHDIQCDVISHDASGITFKMNGEETYSLPVLGAHNMKNASYAIGVAKQMGVSSEVIQQQLKDLSLTGMRMQKFTAPNGAVIINDAYNASPTSMKAAVDTVAELAGRKILVFGDVLELGPQSAELHAEVGVYLEDKSIDILFTYGDESKAISETGYKYVEQAQHFDSKTALIDTLSKMLEADDTVLVKGSRGMKLEEVVEALITAS, encoded by the coding sequence ATGATAAATATCAGCTTGAGACAATTAGCAGAATGGGTAACATGTGAGATAGACGAACGTTACTTAGATGTAATGATCAAAGGTGTGACGATTGATTCACGCCACATCGAACCGGGACAATTATTTATTCCGTTCAATGGAGAACGTGTAGATGGGCATCGTTTTAGTGAACAAGCTTTACAAGATGGCGCCGCTGCGACATTCTATGATCGACATAGTGGGGTGACTGCACCGACGGAAGGACCTGTCATCTATGTAGAAGATACATTACTGGCGTTACAACAATTGGCAGTTGCTTATTTACGTGACGTCAATCCGACTGTTATTGCGGTGACTGGTTCGAACGGTAAAACAACAACTAAAGATATGTTGGAAAATGTGTTGTCCGCTAATTACAAAGTGAAAAAGACACAAGGCAACTACAACAATGAGATTGGTCTGCCATTGACAATTCTTGCGTTATCATCAGATACAGAAGTCTCTATTTTGGAAATGGGGATGTCAGGTTTTGGTGAAATCGAATTGTTATCAACCATTGCGCAACCTGATTATGCCATCATTACGAATATCGGTGAATCGCATATGCAGGACCTTGGCTCGAGAGCAGGCATTGCACAGGCGAAGTTTGAGATTATCTCCGGGTTAAAGCCATCGGGTAAGTTATTCTATGATGGTGATGAGCCATTACTCGATGAACTGGTTCAACAAGCAGATGGTTTGAATGCGATTGCAGTTGGATCTAGTACCGTGCATGATATTCAATGTGATGTTATATCTCATGATGCATCTGGGATTACATTTAAGATGAATGGAGAAGAGACATATTCGCTTCCAGTACTTGGGGCACATAATATGAAGAATGCTTCATATGCGATTGGTGTTGCGAAACAAATGGGTGTAAGCTCTGAAGTAATTCAACAACAATTAAAAGACTTATCACTCACTGGTATGCGTATGCAAAAATTCACAGCGCCAAATGGTGCCGTTATTATTAATGATGCATATAATGCGAGTCCTACAAGTATGAAAGCAGCCGTTGACACAGTTGCAGAATTAGCTGGACGAAAGATACTCGTATTCGGAGATGTATTGGAACTTGGACCACAGTCTGCGGAATTGCATGCTGAAGTAGGTGTGTATCTAGAAGACAAATCTATTGATATCTTGTTTACATACGGTGACGAATCCAAAGCTATTTCTGAAACAGGATATAAGTATGTAGAACAAGCACAACATTTCGATTCTAAAACGGCATTGATTGATACACTTTCAAAGATGCTAGAAGCGGACGATACGGTGCTCGTAAAAGGATCTCGTGGAATGAAACTAGAAGAAGTGGTTGAAGCGTTAATCACAGCATCTTAA
- a CDS encoding D-alanine--D-alanine ligase, whose product MSKESLCIIYGGKSAEHDVSILTAQNVLNAIDKSKYQIDIIYITNEGQWKKQENINEEITDIQTLHLEDVEEGQVSVMLTSSSQGGRYDAVFPLLHGPNGEDGTIQGLFEVLDIPYVGNGVLSAASSMDKLVMKQLFAHRGLPQLPYVSFLRSEYEKYQDNILKLVHDKLEYPVFVKPANLGSSVGISKCEDEASLIRGIEEAFQFDRKLVIEQGVNAREIEVAVLGNDYPETTWPGEVIKDVSFYDYKAKYKDGKVQLSIPADLDKELQMTLRDMAVEAFKATDCSGLVRADFFVTEDNQIYINETNAMPGFTAYSMFPKLWENMGVSYSELITKLIELAKERYADKHLNKYRIDD is encoded by the coding sequence ATGTCAAAAGAATCTTTATGTATTATTTATGGTGGGAAAAGTGCCGAACATGATGTCTCAATATTAACAGCTCAGAATGTATTAAATGCAATTGATAAGTCAAAATACCAAATAGACATTATTTATATTACTAATGAAGGACAATGGAAAAAACAAGAAAATATTAATGAAGAAATAACAGATATTCAAACGTTACATTTAGAAGATGTCGAAGAAGGACAGGTTTCTGTCATGTTGACATCATCTAGTCAAGGTGGCCGTTATGATGCAGTCTTCCCATTATTACATGGACCGAATGGTGAAGATGGTACGATTCAAGGACTTTTTGAAGTACTTGATATTCCATATGTTGGGAACGGCGTGTTATCAGCAGCAAGTTCAATGGATAAGCTTGTAATGAAACAATTATTCGCACATAGAGGATTGCCTCAATTACCTTATGTCAGCTTTCTACGTAGTGAATACGAAAAATATCAAGATAATATTTTAAAACTTGTACATGATAAGTTGGAATACCCAGTTTTCGTTAAACCAGCAAACTTAGGTTCAAGTGTGGGTATTAGCAAATGTGAAGATGAAGCATCACTTATTCGTGGTATTGAAGAAGCATTTCAATTCGACCGCAAATTGGTTATTGAGCAAGGCGTGAACGCACGTGAAATTGAAGTAGCGGTGCTTGGTAATGACTATCCAGAAACAACATGGCCAGGTGAAGTAATCAAAGACGTATCATTCTATGACTACAAAGCGAAGTACAAGGATGGTAAGGTACAATTGAGTATTCCGGCTGACTTAGATAAAGAATTACAAATGACACTTCGTGATATGGCCGTTGAAGCATTCAAAGCAACGGACTGTTCAGGTTTAGTACGTGCTGACTTCTTCGTGACTGAAGATAACCAAATATATATTAATGAAACGAATGCGATGCCTGGCTTTACAGCATATAGTATGTTCCCTAAATTATGGGAAAACATGGGTGTATCATATTCAGAATTAATTACGAAATTGATCGAATTGGCAAAAGAACGCTATGCAGATAAACACTTGAATAAATATCGAATTGACGACTAG